In Patescibacteria group bacterium, the following proteins share a genomic window:
- a CDS encoding DUF192 domain-containing protein: protein MKKIFLTLLLLFVFVISGCNNFVDPKFNKLQVKDKIINVEIVDTDKSRTQGLSDRKDLCDDCGMLFIFENKLVRSFWMNKMNFQLDMIWIDNGIIKNITENAEMPTNGNIPTYNSEKKVDWVLEVNAGFCEKYGIKQGDKVELLTITKK from the coding sequence ATGAAAAAGATTTTTTTAACACTTTTGCTTTTGTTTGTTTTTGTTATCAGCGGATGCAATAATTTTGTTGATCCTAAATTCAATAAATTGCAAGTTAAAGATAAAATTATCAATGTTGAAATAGTGGACACTGATAAGTCAAGAACACAAGGATTGTCAGACAGAAAAGATTTATGTGATGATTGCGGAATGCTTTTTATTTTTGAAAATAAATTAGTCCGTTCTTTTTGGATGAACAAAATGAATTTTCAGCTTGATATGATTTGGATTGATAATGGAATAATAAAAAATATAACAGAAAATGCCGAAATGCCGACTAACGGTAATATTCCAACCTACAATTCTGAAAAAAAGGTTGATTGGGTTTTGGAAGTTAACGCTGGATTTTGTGAAAAATATGGAATAAAACAGGGCGACAAGGTAGAGTTATTGACAATTACAAAAAAGTAG
- the rplU gene encoding 50S ribosomal protein L21 has protein sequence MKLAVIKTGGKQYKVKQEDEIKVEKIDKEPGKKISLEEVLLISDEKAKNFKIGDPFVKSAKVEAEILEQTRKKKITVVKYKAKTRYKKTLGHKQRYTKLKIIKIV, from the coding sequence ATGAAATTAGCAGTAATTAAAACAGGCGGAAAACAATATAAAGTCAAGCAGGAAGACGAGATAAAGGTTGAAAAAATTGACAAAGAACCTGGCAAAAAAATTAGCTTAGAAGAAGTCTTATTGATTTCTGATGAAAAAGCAAAAAATTTTAAAATTGGCGATCCTTTTGTTAAGAGCGCTAAAGTTGAGGCTGAAATTTTAGAGCAGACACGAAAGAAAAAAATAACAGTTGTTAAATATAAAGCAAAAACAAGATATAAAAAAACGTTAGGACATAAACAGCGTTATACAAAATTAAAAATTATTAAAATAGTTTAA
- the guaB gene encoding IMP dehydrogenase: protein MLNHLIPEAYTFDDLLLVPAYSEVLPTEVDISTQLTSEIRLNIPLISAAMDTVTEARTAISMARQGGIGIIHKNMSIEAQVREVERVKKSESGMITDPITVTPDQRIWDVEQIMREYKISGVPVVIGKKLVGIVTKRDLRFETDWDRKVYEVMTKENLVTAPVGITLKKSKVILHKHRIEKLLVVDDDGNFKGLITIKDIEKIKKYPLASKDEKGRLRVGASVGINKNYLRYTEALVRVGADVIVIDSAHGHSKNVINAVSEIKECFVNVQVIAGNVATAEGAKKLLRAGADAIKVGVGPGSICTTRIVAGVGVPQLTAIHNCAVVAKRFGRPIIADGGIKFSGDLTKAIGAGAHCVMIGSLLAGTDESPGEQIFYQGRQYKVYRGMGSLGAMKDGSKDRYFQENVRTEAKLVPEGIEGRVPYRGSISTTIHQLVGGLKAGMGYIGCKTIEELRQNACFAHITLAGLRESHVHDVIITKESPNYWIE from the coding sequence ATGTTAAATCATCTAATTCCAGAGGCATATACTTTTGACGATTTATTGTTGGTGCCTGCTTATTCTGAAGTTTTGCCAACAGAGGTAGATATTTCCACTCAGCTCACGTCTGAAATTCGTCTTAATATTCCATTAATAAGCGCTGCGATGGACACAGTTACTGAGGCGCGAACCGCTATCAGCATGGCAAGACAGGGTGGCATTGGAATTATCCATAAGAATATGTCTATTGAAGCTCAGGTAAGAGAAGTTGAAAGAGTAAAGAAGTCTGAAAGCGGTATGATTACGGACCCAATTACAGTGACACCTGATCAGCGCATATGGGATGTAGAACAGATAATGCGTGAATATAAAATATCAGGTGTGCCAGTAGTGATTGGGAAAAAACTTGTAGGCATTGTCACAAAACGGGATTTGCGGTTTGAAACAGATTGGGATCGCAAAGTTTACGAGGTAATGACAAAAGAAAATCTGGTTACGGCCCCTGTCGGGATTACCCTTAAAAAATCAAAAGTCATCTTACACAAACATCGCATTGAAAAACTTCTTGTAGTGGACGATGACGGAAATTTCAAAGGTCTCATCACGATCAAGGATATAGAAAAAATTAAGAAATATCCTTTGGCAAGTAAGGACGAAAAAGGCCGTCTAAGAGTTGGCGCATCTGTTGGCATAAACAAAAATTATCTTCGGTATACAGAGGCTTTGGTTAGGGTTGGAGCGGACGTGATAGTTATAGATTCAGCTCACGGACACTCAAAAAACGTGATCAATGCGGTATCTGAAATCAAAGAATGTTTTGTCAATGTCCAGGTGATCGCGGGTAATGTTGCGACTGCGGAAGGCGCAAAAAAATTATTGAGAGCAGGGGCTGACGCCATAAAGGTCGGAGTGGGACCAGGCTCTATCTGCACGACAAGAATTGTCGCTGGTGTTGGCGTGCCACAGTTAACAGCTATCCATAATTGCGCTGTTGTGGCAAAAAGATTTGGAAGACCTATTATAGCTGATGGAGGCATTAAATTTTCTGGTGATTTAACAAAAGCTATAGGAGCTGGCGCTCATTGTGTTATGATAGGAAGTCTGCTCGCAGGTACAGATGAAAGTCCTGGTGAACAAATTTTTTATCAGGGACGGCAATATAAGGTATATCGCGGTATGGGTTCATTAGGAGCCATGAAAGATGGCAGCAAGGACCGATATTTTCAAGAAAATGTCAGAACAGAGGCAAAGCTGGTTCCAGAAGGGATTGAAGGCAGAGTGCCATATAGAGGTTCGATTTCCACCACCATCCACCAGCTCGTCGGAGGGTTAAAGGCCGGCATGGGGTATATTGGCTGTAAAACCATAGAGGAACTCAGGCAAAATGCCTGTTTTGCGCACATAACTCTTGCAGGTCTAAGAGAAAGTCACGTCCATGATGTTATAATAACCAAAGAGTCACCAAACTATTGGATTGAGTAA
- the recR gene encoding recombination mediator RecR: MFFPNPIKNLIEYFNLLPGIGTKTSEKFVFHLLKKSPQDLKKFGQAIAELKNKIIVCEECCNFSEKSPCYICTNPNRNKKIICVVAKPQDIYPIETTEKFSGVYHILGGTIDNLNGITPDKLNIKQLITRLKNNKIDEIILAFNPDIQGEETIMYLKTVLKNFKNIKITRLARGLPMGADLEYADEVTISNALKYRNEL, translated from the coding sequence GTGTTTTTTCCAAATCCTATTAAAAATTTAATAGAATATTTTAATCTTTTGCCTGGTATAGGCACAAAAACTTCTGAAAAGTTTGTTTTTCATCTGTTAAAAAAATCTCCGCAAGATTTGAAAAAATTCGGACAGGCAATTGCTGAATTAAAAAACAAAATAATTGTTTGTGAAGAATGCTGTAATTTTTCGGAAAAATCACCGTGTTATATATGCACTAATCCGAACCGAAATAAAAAAATTATATGCGTTGTGGCAAAACCGCAAGACATCTATCCGATTGAAACAACAGAAAAATTCAGTGGTGTATATCATATTCTTGGCGGAACAATTGACAATCTTAACGGCATTACTCCCGATAAATTAAATATAAAACAATTAATAACAAGATTAAAAAATAACAAAATAGATGAAATAATTTTAGCTTTTAATCCAGACATTCAAGGCGAAGAAACAATAATGTATTTAAAAACAGTTTTAAAAAATTTTAAAAATATAAAAATAACCAGGTTAGCAAGAGGGCTTCCAATGGGCGCTGATTTAGAATACGCGGATGAAGTCACAATCTCTAACGCTTTAAAATACAGAAACGAGCTTTAA
- a CDS encoding YbaB/EbfC family nucleoid-associated protein has product MFDKFKQLKDLQKQGKELQRTLADEFIDIEKNGIKIKMNGNMEIINIEISNEDDKEKLANNLKKIINDAIKQSQKMMAQKMMQGNFNIPGL; this is encoded by the coding sequence ATGTTTGATAAATTTAAACAATTAAAAGATTTGCAAAAACAAGGCAAAGAGCTTCAAAGAACACTGGCTGACGAATTTATTGATATTGAAAAAAACGGAATAAAAATTAAGATGAATGGAAATATGGAAATTATTAATATAGAAATTTCTAATGAAGATGATAAAGAAAAACTGGCAAATAATTTAAAAAAAATAATAAATGACGCCATAAAACAATCACAAAAAATGATGGCTCAAAAAATGATGCAAGGAAATTTTAATATCCCAGGACTTTAA
- a CDS encoding PEP-utilizing enzyme: MRIIRLIEESSKFKEGEVLVASMTDPKYISVMKRAAVFVTDEGGITCHATIVSRELKNFALSELKSLRKYCAMGKSWKYMRIKEWLKLLNKRRLSASDEGI, translated from the coding sequence GTGAGAATAATCAGGTTAATTGAAGAAAGTAGCAAGTTTAAAGAAGGAGAAGTCTTAGTCGCTTCTATGACAGACCCGAAATACATATCAGTTATGAAGAGAGCCGCGGTCTTTGTGACTGACGAAGGTGGCATAACTTGTCATGCGACAATTGTTTCTCGTGAACTAAAAAATTTTGCATTATCGGAACTAAAATCGCTACGCAAATATTGCGCAATGGGCAAATCGTGGAAGTATATGCGAATAAAGGAATGGTTAAAATTATTAAATAAAAGACGCTTGTCAGCCTCGGACGAGGGGATTTAG
- the lepB gene encoding signal peptidase I yields MQIKENKPETFQNNKQKNFYFKKYFKNFSAFAIEAIKAVVFSLIIILPIRYFLIQPFYVKGASMEPTFSNHDYLIVNEIGYRLDDPRRGDVVIFKYPNDQRQYFIKRIIGLPSERVEVKDNQVFVYNNEFPNGVEINEEYLNSDDIRKNTNTTLNENEYFVLGDNRNNSFDSRFFGAVSKDLIIGKVWLRGWPFNEVKIFNGYEYNLSE; encoded by the coding sequence ATGCAAATCAAAGAAAACAAGCCTGAGACTTTTCAAAATAATAAGCAAAAAAATTTTTATTTTAAAAAATATTTTAAAAATTTTTCAGCTTTTGCGATTGAAGCAATAAAAGCTGTTGTTTTTTCTTTAATAATAATTTTACCTATTCGTTATTTTTTGATTCAGCCATTTTATGTAAAAGGAGCGTCAATGGAGCCTACTTTTAGCAACCATGATTATTTAATTGTCAATGAGATAGGATATCGTCTTGATGATCCAAGGCGCGGAGATGTCGTGATCTTTAAATATCCAAATGATCAAAGACAATATTTTATTAAAAGAATTATTGGCTTGCCAAGTGAAAGAGTAGAAGTAAAAGATAATCAAGTATTTGTTTATAATAATGAATTTCCAAATGGAGTTGAAATAAATGAAGAATATTTGAATAGTGATGATATTAGAAAAAACACTAACACAACTTTAAATGAAAATGAATATTTTGTCTTAGGCGATAATCGCAATAATAGTTTTGATTCCCGTTTTTTTGGCGCTGTTTCAAAGGATTTAATTATTGGAAAGGTTTGGTTGCGCGGCTGGCCGTTTAATGAAGTTAAAATTTTTAATGGATATGAATATAATTTATCAGAATAA
- a CDS encoding LCP family protein: MNKINFLQKNHINNGDVYYPRKKSKIAKFSIYISIILLISLASFSWQIFSSYEKNKNTNETNSGIISSIRNEIKHFVTLGHLNKNSDRKLKGEEGNRINVLLLGIGGEGHQGTYLSDTMIVASVDTSQQKISLISIPRDLYVPIEEYGWHKINHANAYGENKKQGYGGILASKTVGKIFNIPIHYYVRADFDGFKKIIDDIGKINVYVDNSFVDEKYPDNNFGYNPVNFQQGSQNMDGDRALKYARSRHGNNNEGSDFARSKRQQKILLAVKEKMSNFHFWLNPKKIGTILANLENHINTNMEIREIVSLSNILKKCDFKNINHIVLSNGKNGHLYETNFNGAYVLLPKNNDFTSLKILAKNIFDPGVVAGATSQQNSYASIEVRNGTKITGLAGKIAQDLKQNQFKITKIGNAKKQDYKQTIIYDLTRNSRTDELIFLKNRLNAVVSLTVPDWLTSQTVSGAKIGLTNPDFNSLADFIIILGENADR; encoded by the coding sequence ATGAATAAAATAAATTTTTTGCAAAAAAACCATATTAATAATGGTGATGTTTATTATCCGCGCAAAAAATCAAAAATTGCGAAATTTTCAATTTATATTTCAATAATACTGCTTATCTCATTGGCGTCTTTCTCATGGCAAATTTTTTCTTCATATGAAAAAAACAAAAACACAAACGAAACAAACTCAGGAATTATCAGCAGTATTAGGAATGAAATCAAACATTTTGTGACACTCGGCCATTTAAATAAAAATAGCGACAGAAAATTAAAAGGCGAAGAAGGCAACAGAATAAATGTATTACTTTTGGGAATTGGGGGCGAGGGGCATCAAGGAACATACCTTTCTGACACTATGATTGTTGCCAGCGTGGACACTTCACAACAAAAAATTTCTTTAATATCAATTCCGCGCGATCTTTATGTTCCCATAGAAGAATACGGCTGGCATAAAATAAACCACGCCAACGCTTATGGAGAAAATAAAAAACAAGGATATGGCGGTATTTTAGCTTCAAAAACAGTTGGAAAAATTTTTAATATTCCCATACATTATTATGTAAGGGCTGATTTTGACGGATTTAAAAAAATAATAGACGACATTGGCAAAATTAATGTTTATGTCGATAATTCATTTGTTGATGAAAAATATCCTGATAATAATTTTGGATATAATCCCGTGAATTTCCAGCAAGGATCGCAAAATATGGACGGCGACAGAGCGTTAAAATACGCACGATCACGGCATGGAAATAATAATGAAGGATCTGATTTTGCAAGATCAAAAAGACAGCAAAAAATACTGCTGGCTGTCAAAGAAAAAATGTCTAATTTTCATTTTTGGCTAAATCCCAAAAAGATTGGAACTATTCTTGCTAATTTAGAAAATCACATAAATACTAATATGGAAATTCGTGAAATTGTCAGTTTGTCAAATATTTTAAAAAAATGCGATTTTAAAAATATAAATCATATAGTCTTAAGCAATGGCAAAAACGGTCACCTTTATGAAACTAATTTTAACGGCGCTTATGTTCTTTTACCAAAAAATAATGATTTTACTTCATTAAAAATTTTGGCTAAAAATATATTTGATCCAGGAGTTGTTGCTGGAGCTACCAGCCAGCAAAATTCTTATGCTTCCATTGAAGTACGAAACGGAACAAAAATAACTGGTTTAGCCGGAAAAATAGCTCAAGATTTAAAACAGAACCAATTTAAAATAACAAAAATAGGCAACGCTAAAAAACAGGATTACAAACAAACAATTATCTACGATTTGACTCGCAACAGCAGGACTGATGAATTAATTTTTTTAAAAAATAGGTTAAACGCTGTCGTAAGCTTGACTGTCCCTGATTGGCTAACATCACAAACCGTTTCTGGCGCGAAAATTGGTCTGACTAATCCAGACTTCAACAGCTTGGCTGATTTTATAATTATCCTTGGCGAAAACGCGGATAGATAG
- a CDS encoding SLAC1 anion channel family protein: MDNNMKKECRIKQFPVSFFSMILGMCGFTIAFQKAEQILQMPIHLSWYILMMTILFFIIISIVYLTKMIRFKDDVKNEFNHPIKLSFFPTFSISLLLLSVAFLSVSMIISKYLWLTGTIIHFIFTIKIISIWIQHSKFEIKHMNPAWFIPAVGNILVPVAGVSHFSSEISWFFFSIGLFFWIILLIIFFNRIIFHNPLPDKLLPTFFILIAPPAVGFISFVKLTGEVNEFSKILYYFGLFIVFLLFAQINLFRKVKFYLSWWAYSFPIAAITIATILMFYETNVEMFKYLSWILFSVLNIIIVSLLVKTIIATSKREICIEEE, encoded by the coding sequence ATGGATAACAATATGAAAAAAGAATGCAGAATAAAACAGTTTCCAGTATCATTTTTTTCAATGATTTTAGGAATGTGTGGCTTTACCATAGCCTTTCAAAAAGCTGAACAAATTTTACAAATGCCAATACATTTAAGTTGGTACATTTTAATGATGACAATCTTATTTTTCATTATTATTTCAATTGTTTATCTAACAAAAATGATCAGGTTTAAAGATGATGTAAAAAATGAGTTTAATCATCCTATTAAATTGAGTTTTTTTCCGACATTTTCAATAAGTTTGCTTTTATTAAGTGTAGCGTTTTTGTCTGTAAGTATGATTATATCAAAATATTTATGGCTTACAGGTACGATAATCCATTTTATTTTTACTATCAAAATTATCTCTATTTGGATTCAACATAGCAAATTTGAAATCAAACATATGAATCCTGCTTGGTTTATTCCTGCGGTAGGTAATATATTGGTGCCAGTTGCCGGGGTTAGTCATTTTTCTTCTGAAATATCTTGGTTTTTTTTCAGTATAGGATTATTTTTTTGGATAATATTATTAATTATATTCTTTAATCGTATTATTTTTCATAATCCATTGCCTGATAAATTATTGCCAACATTTTTCATTTTAATTGCTCCGCCAGCTGTAGGATTTATTTCGTTTGTTAAACTAACAGGAGAAGTAAACGAATTTTCCAAAATATTGTATTATTTTGGTTTATTTATTGTTTTTTTATTATTCGCACAGATAAACTTATTTAGAAAAGTAAAATTTTATCTTTCATGGTGGGCATATTCTTTTCCAATCGCTGCGATAACGATAGCAACCATTCTAATGTTTTATGAAACTAATGTTGAGATGTTTAAATATTTATCATGGATATTATTTTCTGTGTTGAATATAATCATAGTTTCATTGTTAGTAAAAACAATTATTGCCACTTCGAAAAGAGAAATTTGTATTGAAGAAGAATAA
- a CDS encoding YbaK/EbsC family protein has translation MAIPKKITNFLEKHNINYEILEHKTVYTAFDMAQTMKKKLSQIAKTLALKVDKKHILVVVPADRKVNFDKLKKLLKAKQIKIVKEIDMVKVFKTKKGNLLPFGTFHKVPVFIDKTLLKTRIIIVSGGSYTESLKLKAMDLLEHGGEALTAFSKQHKFKKARKIKPKKKKTVAKKAARKKPTAKKIIKSKPAKKRKAKK, from the coding sequence ATGGCTATTCCTAAAAAAATAACAAATTTTTTGGAAAAACATAACATCAACTACGAAATTTTAGAGCACAAAACAGTTTATACTGCTTTTGATATGGCGCAGACTATGAAGAAAAAATTAAGCCAAATCGCGAAGACATTAGCGCTGAAAGTAGACAAAAAGCATATTTTAGTCGTGGTTCCGGCTGATCGCAAAGTGAATTTTGACAAGCTTAAAAAGCTTTTGAAAGCTAAACAGATTAAAATTGTTAAAGAAATTGATATGGTAAAGGTTTTTAAAACAAAAAAAGGAAATCTGCTTCCGTTTGGAACTTTTCATAAGGTTCCTGTTTTTATTGATAAAACACTTTTAAAAACCAGAATAATTATTGTGAGCGGAGGAAGCTACACAGAATCTTTAAAATTAAAAGCTATGGATTTATTAGAGCACGGAGGCGAAGCATTAACTGCTTTTTCAAAACAGCATAAATTTAAAAAAGCGCGAAAAATCAAGCCAAAAAAGAAAAAGACTGTCGCGAAAAAGGCAGCAAGAAAGAAACCAACAGCTAAAAAAATTATAAAATCAAAACCAGCTAAAAAACGCAAGGCGAAAAAATAA